From a region of the Hemibagrus wyckioides isolate EC202008001 linkage group LG06, SWU_Hwy_1.0, whole genome shotgun sequence genome:
- the LOC131354001 gene encoding plakophilin-4-like isoform X7 — protein sequence MSTARELQFERLTRELEVERQIVANQLERCRLGAESPGAASGSSSEKSLHWRPTDVSSSADAKSVREQLSLCSPEQSSLQESEGSVGNSRSSTQMNSYSDSGYQDAGSYYSSQNTGRTDVRLQHSYPSSGPVAGGTLLRNSRAEGQASTQMSGGVSGPIPGRAMRRVSSVPSRTQSPAYSTSISPLRGSLRASPGSAYGSPIVTEPKPLPSIFSSSTLPNSQRASSPFSAQRNSPSTLRRMGSGTSASRTTSPYSGRLGSPLSGAGEEGQAASGSSPVRTGMTAVPQHYGTTLPRTLLHEGSDPYSTHSYEIYERMVPPPDSLTDALIDDVPGLRASFASQHSPHGADLRSAVSPDRHIGPIYEDRTFHGPLYRSPSHITHSPLYRSPSGVGNLQRSSSQRSNMTYQRSNNYTAVTYSDPYRPGPYRPSEGAFSRHGIGIDDGAIRSPSIDSIQKDPREFAWRDPELPEVIHMLQHQFPSVQANAAAYLQHLCFGDNRTKTEVCRLGGIKHLVDLLDHKVVEVQRNACGALRNLVYGKATDDNKIAVRNAGGVPALLRLLRKTVDAEVREIITGVLWNLSSCDAVKMTIVRDALTTLTNTVIIPHSGWSSSSYDDDHKLKFHSSLVLRNTTGCLRNLSSAGEEARKQMRCCEGLVDSLLYVIKACVSTADFDSKIVENCICTLRNLSYRLELEMPPSRLVDNQETDGLLGSESPSKEVDYSCWGRKRKKKRKSVQEEQWDGVGPIPGFSKSPKGAEMLWHPAVVKPYLTLLAESSNPATLEGAAGSLQNLSAGNWKFSAYIRAAVRKEKGLPILVELLRMDNDRVVCSVATALRNMALDVRNKELIGKYAMRDLVNRLPGGGTTQLSDETVAAICCTLHEVSSKNMENAKALADTGGIEKLVNITKGRGERYSMKVVKAAAQVLNTLWQYRDLRTIYKKDGWNQNHFLTPVSTLERERFKSQPTLPSNSLQMSPVNKTAGSTTSSPAVLGIKEQRSDYQRTQPPMQFYNYQGDSSVHKTPYTGSVKSSPYYLSSYSSPSREEARRGQQHIYYADETGRRGYEPYRTYVQSPQGYDDPYLEETVQYSTTDYPTQPHTLKATTNYVDFYSSTRRASYRTDQYPGSPDSWV from the exons gGTCTGTTGGGAACTCGCGCAGTTCCACTCAGATGAACTCGTATTCTGACAGCGGCTACCAGGATGCAGGCAGCTACTACAGCAGCCAGAACACGGGAAGGACGGATGTGCGGCTGCAGCACTCGTACCCGAGCAGTGGTCCCGTTGCCGGCGGTACGCTCCTGAGGAACTCCAGGGCAGAGGGTCAGGCATCCACCCAG ATGTCTGGAGGTGTCAGCGGGCCGATTCCGGGACGAGCCATGCGGCGTGTGAGCTCAGTACCATCAAGGACACAGTCACCCGCCTACAGCACTAGCATCTCTCCTTTGCGTGGGTCATTGCGGGCATCGCCAGGCAGTGCTTACGGCTCGCCCATCGTGACCGAGCCTAAGCCGCTGCCCAGCATCTTCTCCAGCAGCACCCTGCCCAACTCCCAGCGGGCCAGCTCTCCATTCTCAGCCCAAAGGAACTCACCCTCCACCCTGCGCAGGATGGGCTCAGGCACCAGCGCCAGCCGTACCACCTCGCCCTACTCAGGGCGTCTGGGCTCACCGCTCAGCGGGGCAGGGGAAGAAGGACAAGCGGCATCTGGCTCGTCTCCGGTGCGAACAGGAATGACAGCCGTGCCGCAGCATTATGGGACGACATTACCAAGGACGCTGCTGCACGAGGGCTCCGATCCCTACAGCACACACTCGTATGAGATCTATGAGAGGATGGTGCCACCGCCGGACAGCCtgacag ACGCCTTGATCGATGACGTTCCAG GTCTACGAGCGTCCTTTGCGAGTCAACACAGTCCCCATGGAGCTGATCTACGATCAGCTGTGAGTCCAGACCGCCATATTGGTCCCATCTACGAAGACCGAACTTTTCATGGGCCTCTGTACCGCAGCCCCAGCCACATTACACACTCACCACTCTACAGATCGCCTTCAG GCGTGGGGAACCTGCAGAGGAGCTCCAGCCAGCGCAGCAACATGACCTACCAAAGAAGCAACAACTACACAGCGGTGACCTATTCTGACCCGTACCGGCCCGGCCCATACCGACCCTCTGAGGGCGCCTTCTCTCGGCATGGCATCGGCATCGACGACGGAGCCATCCGCTCTCCCTCCATCGACAGTATTCAGAAAGACCCCAG agagtTTGCATGGAGAGACCCAGAGTTGCCAGAGGTGATTCACATGCTGCAGCATCAGTTCCCCTCTGTGCAGGCCAACGCCGCAGCTTACCTACAGCACCTGTGTTTCGGAGATAACCGCACTAAGAccgag GTGTGTCGGCTGGGTGGGATCAAGCACCTGGTCGATCTGCTGGACCACAAGGTCGTGGAGGTGCAGCGGAATGCCTGCGGCGCTCTGAGGAATCTGGTGTACGGCAAAGCCACCGACGACAACAAGATCGCTGTGAGAAACGCCGGGGGCGTGCCGGCTCTGCTCCGCCTACTGAGGAAGACTGTGGACGCAGAAGTGCGAGAGATCatcacag GGGTCTTGTGGAACCTGTCCTCCTGTGATGCAGTTAAGATGACAATCGTCCGCGATGCCTTAACAACTCTGACCAACACTGTGATCATTCCCCACTCGGGCTGGAGCAGCTCGTCCTACGACGACGACCACAAGCTCAAATTCCACTCGTCACTCGTGCTGCGCAACACCACCGGCTGCCTGAG GAACCTGAGCTCAGCGGGAGAGGAGGCCAGGAAGCAGATGCGTTGCTGTGAAGGGCTCGTCGACTCGCTGCTCTACGTCATTAAAGCCTGCGTCAGCACCGCTGACTTCGACAGCAAG ATTGTGGAGAACTGTATTTGCACTCTGAGGAATCTCTCGTACCGGTTGGAGCTGGAGATGCCGCCTTCACGGCTGGTAGACAATCAGGAGACGGATGGGTTGCTGGGGTCAGAGTCTCCCAGTAAAGAGGTAGACTACAGCTGCtgggggaggaagaggaagaaaaagaggaagagtgtaCAGGAGGAGCAG TGGGATGGTGTGGGACCGATCCCCGGTTTCTCCAAGTCTCCTAAAGGTGCCGAGATGCTGTGGCACCCTGCAGTAGTGAAGCCATACCTCACGCTACTGGCCGAGAGCTCCAACCCCGCAACACTAGAGGGCGCTGCCGGCTCACTGCAGAACCTTTCAGCTGGCAACTGGAAG TTCTCAGCATATATCCGTGCAGCAGTGCGAAAGGAGAAAGGTTTGCCCATACTTGTGGAGCTGCTGAGGATGGATAATGACCGTGTGGTATGTTCTGTAGCCACAGCCCTCAGAAACATGGCACTGGACGTCAGGAATAAGGAGCTGATCG ggAAGTATGCCATGCGGGATTTGGTGAACCGGCTGCCTGGAGGAGGCACCACTCAGCTGTCGGATGAGACAGTAGCGGCTATTTGCTGCACGCTTCACGAGGTGTCCAGTAAAAACATGGAGAACGCCAAAGCGCTCGCTGACACGGGAGGCATTGAGAAACTCGTCAACATCACCAAGGGACGTGGAGAGAG GTACTCGATGAAGGTGGTGAAGGCTGCAGCACAGGTGCTCAACACACTGTGGCAGTACCGAGACCTGCGCACTATCTACAAGAAG GATGGCTGGAATCAGAATCATTTCTTGACTCCCGTGTCCACGCTGGAGAGAGAGCGCTTCAAATCTCAGCCCACGTTACCATCAAACTCCCTGCAGATGTCTCCAGTCAATAAAAcag CGGGTAGCACCACCTCGTCTCCAGCCGTGTTGGGGATTAAAGAGCAGCGCTCTGATTACCAGAGGACACAGCCACCTATGCAATTTTATAACTACCAAGGAGACAGCAGTGTGCATAAAACCCCATACACAG gGTCAGTGAAATCATCTCCGTATTATCTCAGCTCTTACTCCTCACCCAGCAGAGAAGAAGCCAGGAGAGGCCAG CAGCACATATATTACGCAGATGAGACTGGCCGAAGGGGCTACGAGCCGTATCGGACATACGTGCAGTCGCCGCAGGGATACGATGACCCGTACCTGGAGGAGACGGTGCAGTACTCGACTACAGACTACcccacacagcctcacacactcaAAGCCACCACCAACTACGTGGACTTTTACTCCAGCACACGCAGAGCCTCGTACCGCACTGATCAGTACCCGGGCTCGCCAGACTCCTGGGTATAG
- the LOC131354001 gene encoding plakophilin-4-like isoform X6, with protein sequence MNSYSDSGYQDAGSYYSSQNTGRTDVRLQHSYPSSGPVAGGTLLRNSRAEGQASTQMSGGVSGPIPGRAMRRVSSVPSRTQSPAYSTSISPLRGSLRASPGSAYGSPIVTEPKPLPSIFSSSTLPNSQRASSPFSAQRNSPSTLRRMGSGTSASRTTSPYSGRLGSPLSGAGEEGQAASGSSPVRTGMTAVPQHYGTTLPRTLLHEGSDPYSTHSYEIYERMVPPPDSLTDALIDDVPGLRASFASQHSPHGADLRSAVSPDRHIGPIYEDRTFHGPLYRSPSHITHSPLYRSPSGVGNLQRSSSQRSNMTYQRSNNYTAVTYSDPYRPGPYRPSEGAFSRHGIGIDDGAIRSPSIDSIQKDPREFAWRDPELPEVIHMLQHQFPSVQANAAAYLQHLCFGDNRTKTEVCRLGGIKHLVDLLDHKVVEVQRNACGALRNLVYGKATDDNKIAVRNAGGVPALLRLLRKTVDAEVREIITGVLWNLSSCDAVKMTIVRDALTTLTNTVIIPHSGWSSSSYDDDHKLKFHSSLVLRNTTGCLRNLSSAGEEARKQMRCCEGLVDSLLYVIKACVSTADFDSKIVENCICTLRNLSYRLELEMPPSRLVDNQETDGLLGSESPSKEVDYSCWGRKRKKKRKSVQEEQWDGVGPIPGFSKSPKGAEMLWHPAVVKPYLTLLAESSNPATLEGAAGSLQNLSAGNWKFSAYIRAAVRKEKGLPILVELLRMDNDRVVCSVATALRNMALDVRNKELIGKYAMRDLVNRLPGGGTTQLSDETVAAICCTLHEVSSKNMENAKALADTGGIEKLVNITKGRGERYSMKVVKAAAQVLNTLWQYRDLRTIYKKDGWNQNHFLTPVSTLERERFKSQPTLPSNSLQMSPVNKTAGSTTSSPAVLGIKEQRSDYQRTQPPMQFYNYQGDSSVHKTPYTGSVKSSPYYLSSYSSPSREEARRGQQHIYYADETGRRGYEPYRTYVQSPQGYDDPYLEETVQYSTTDYPTQPHTLKATTNYVDFYSSTRRASYRTDQYPGSPDSWV encoded by the exons ATGAACTCGTATTCTGACAGCGGCTACCAGGATGCAGGCAGCTACTACAGCAGCCAGAACACGGGAAGGACGGATGTGCGGCTGCAGCACTCGTACCCGAGCAGTGGTCCCGTTGCCGGCGGTACGCTCCTGAGGAACTCCAGGGCAGAGGGTCAGGCATCCACCCAG ATGTCTGGAGGTGTCAGCGGGCCGATTCCGGGACGAGCCATGCGGCGTGTGAGCTCAGTACCATCAAGGACACAGTCACCCGCCTACAGCACTAGCATCTCTCCTTTGCGTGGGTCATTGCGGGCATCGCCAGGCAGTGCTTACGGCTCGCCCATCGTGACCGAGCCTAAGCCGCTGCCCAGCATCTTCTCCAGCAGCACCCTGCCCAACTCCCAGCGGGCCAGCTCTCCATTCTCAGCCCAAAGGAACTCACCCTCCACCCTGCGCAGGATGGGCTCAGGCACCAGCGCCAGCCGTACCACCTCGCCCTACTCAGGGCGTCTGGGCTCACCGCTCAGCGGGGCAGGGGAAGAAGGACAAGCGGCATCTGGCTCGTCTCCGGTGCGAACAGGAATGACAGCCGTGCCGCAGCATTATGGGACGACATTACCAAGGACGCTGCTGCACGAGGGCTCCGATCCCTACAGCACACACTCGTATGAGATCTATGAGAGGATGGTGCCACCGCCGGACAGCCtgacag ACGCCTTGATCGATGACGTTCCAG GTCTACGAGCGTCCTTTGCGAGTCAACACAGTCCCCATGGAGCTGATCTACGATCAGCTGTGAGTCCAGACCGCCATATTGGTCCCATCTACGAAGACCGAACTTTTCATGGGCCTCTGTACCGCAGCCCCAGCCACATTACACACTCACCACTCTACAGATCGCCTTCAG GCGTGGGGAACCTGCAGAGGAGCTCCAGCCAGCGCAGCAACATGACCTACCAAAGAAGCAACAACTACACAGCGGTGACCTATTCTGACCCGTACCGGCCCGGCCCATACCGACCCTCTGAGGGCGCCTTCTCTCGGCATGGCATCGGCATCGACGACGGAGCCATCCGCTCTCCCTCCATCGACAGTATTCAGAAAGACCCCAG agagtTTGCATGGAGAGACCCAGAGTTGCCAGAGGTGATTCACATGCTGCAGCATCAGTTCCCCTCTGTGCAGGCCAACGCCGCAGCTTACCTACAGCACCTGTGTTTCGGAGATAACCGCACTAAGAccgag GTGTGTCGGCTGGGTGGGATCAAGCACCTGGTCGATCTGCTGGACCACAAGGTCGTGGAGGTGCAGCGGAATGCCTGCGGCGCTCTGAGGAATCTGGTGTACGGCAAAGCCACCGACGACAACAAGATCGCTGTGAGAAACGCCGGGGGCGTGCCGGCTCTGCTCCGCCTACTGAGGAAGACTGTGGACGCAGAAGTGCGAGAGATCatcacag GGGTCTTGTGGAACCTGTCCTCCTGTGATGCAGTTAAGATGACAATCGTCCGCGATGCCTTAACAACTCTGACCAACACTGTGATCATTCCCCACTCGGGCTGGAGCAGCTCGTCCTACGACGACGACCACAAGCTCAAATTCCACTCGTCACTCGTGCTGCGCAACACCACCGGCTGCCTGAG GAACCTGAGCTCAGCGGGAGAGGAGGCCAGGAAGCAGATGCGTTGCTGTGAAGGGCTCGTCGACTCGCTGCTCTACGTCATTAAAGCCTGCGTCAGCACCGCTGACTTCGACAGCAAG ATTGTGGAGAACTGTATTTGCACTCTGAGGAATCTCTCGTACCGGTTGGAGCTGGAGATGCCGCCTTCACGGCTGGTAGACAATCAGGAGACGGATGGGTTGCTGGGGTCAGAGTCTCCCAGTAAAGAGGTAGACTACAGCTGCtgggggaggaagaggaagaaaaagaggaagagtgtaCAGGAGGAGCAG TGGGATGGTGTGGGACCGATCCCCGGTTTCTCCAAGTCTCCTAAAGGTGCCGAGATGCTGTGGCACCCTGCAGTAGTGAAGCCATACCTCACGCTACTGGCCGAGAGCTCCAACCCCGCAACACTAGAGGGCGCTGCCGGCTCACTGCAGAACCTTTCAGCTGGCAACTGGAAG TTCTCAGCATATATCCGTGCAGCAGTGCGAAAGGAGAAAGGTTTGCCCATACTTGTGGAGCTGCTGAGGATGGATAATGACCGTGTGGTATGTTCTGTAGCCACAGCCCTCAGAAACATGGCACTGGACGTCAGGAATAAGGAGCTGATCG ggAAGTATGCCATGCGGGATTTGGTGAACCGGCTGCCTGGAGGAGGCACCACTCAGCTGTCGGATGAGACAGTAGCGGCTATTTGCTGCACGCTTCACGAGGTGTCCAGTAAAAACATGGAGAACGCCAAAGCGCTCGCTGACACGGGAGGCATTGAGAAACTCGTCAACATCACCAAGGGACGTGGAGAGAG GTACTCGATGAAGGTGGTGAAGGCTGCAGCACAGGTGCTCAACACACTGTGGCAGTACCGAGACCTGCGCACTATCTACAAGAAG GATGGCTGGAATCAGAATCATTTCTTGACTCCCGTGTCCACGCTGGAGAGAGAGCGCTTCAAATCTCAGCCCACGTTACCATCAAACTCCCTGCAGATGTCTCCAGTCAATAAAAcag CGGGTAGCACCACCTCGTCTCCAGCCGTGTTGGGGATTAAAGAGCAGCGCTCTGATTACCAGAGGACACAGCCACCTATGCAATTTTATAACTACCAAGGAGACAGCAGTGTGCATAAAACCCCATACACAG gGTCAGTGAAATCATCTCCGTATTATCTCAGCTCTTACTCCTCACCCAGCAGAGAAGAAGCCAGGAGAGGCCAG CAGCACATATATTACGCAGATGAGACTGGCCGAAGGGGCTACGAGCCGTATCGGACATACGTGCAGTCGCCGCAGGGATACGATGACCCGTACCTGGAGGAGACGGTGCAGTACTCGACTACAGACTACcccacacagcctcacacactcaAAGCCACCACCAACTACGTGGACTTTTACTCCAGCACACGCAGAGCCTCGTACCGCACTGATCAGTACCCGGGCTCGCCAGACTCCTGGGTATAG